The nucleotide sequence GGGACGCCATCAGCCCTCCGCGGGCTCGGCGGGGTCGCTTCCGGAGGGTGCCTCGCAGATCGGGCACGGCCGCAGTTCGCCGCCGGTGAGTACCCGGGAGTCCACCGGCACCGCCTCCGCCTTGCCGGCCACCAGTGGGCAGTCCGCGCGGTGCCAGAGGGTGCCGCCGGGCACCATCAGCAGCCTGCCGCTGGTGGCGAGGGGCCCGGCCGTCGCCTGCGCGGACGTCTCGGCGTCGGCGTCGGAGGGCTCGGCGGTGACCAGGAGGCCGTACAGCTCCTCCACACGCGTGGCGGCCAGGGCGTTTCGGCCGTGGGCGAGGAGGACCGCGCCCGCGATGATCAGCGCGGCGCCGGGGACCGTGCAGGAGGCCAGGTAGGGGAGCTGTCGTTCGGCGAATCGCTCGCCGGAGATGCCGTACCAGCCGACGACGCACAGCACCGCGCCGCCGGCGAGCGCGGCCCAGCCGGCCCAGAGGACGGGGTGCACGGTCCGCAGTCGGGCTGTCCGCATCGGGGCTCCCACACGTCGTGTGTCTGTCCATCCCAGCCGATGGCTTGCACTATGCCTTCTGCAAGCTGACCCTGAAAGAACCGGGCGCGTGCCGCCCGGTCCGACACCCCGGTGGTGAGCCAGATGGTTCTCGGGAGCGACCTCAGGCGGGCGAACGGACGGCGGGGCCGCGGCCCACGGGCGGCGGGACGGGGTACGGCCCTGGCGGCCGCCCTCGTCCTCCTCCTCGCCCCGGCCCTCGCGGCGTGCAGTGACGACAGCGGTGGCGGCGGCGACACGGCGCCGCCCACACCGTCCGTGGAACGCACGACCAGCGAGCCCGCCGAAGCGACCACGAGCGCGAGCGGGCCCGCGGACACGGCGGCGGCCGAGAAACAGATCAAGGAGAGCTGGAAGACGTTCTTCGACCCGGCCACCTCCACCAAGGAGAAACAGGCCGTGCTGGAGAACGGCGACGAGATGGGCCCGGTCCTCGCGGCGTTCAGCGGCGACGAGCGCGGCGGGAAGGTGGAGGCCCAGGTCCAGAAGGTCGTGTTCACCTCGGCCACCGACGCCGACGTGACGTACACCCTGCTCCTGGAGGGCGCCACGGCCCTGCCGGACGCGGCGGGTACGGCCGTCGAGGAGGACGGCACCTGGAAGGTCTCCGTCAAGACACTGTGCGGACTGGTCGCGCTGAGCGGCAATGCGACACCGGGCCCTGGCTGCTGAGACCTCGGAGCGTGTGGTGAAAGTCCCGCACAGCACCCGCGGCGCCCGGCGCAGGCACCGCACGGGACTGTCACCACACGCCCTGGCCGCAGGCCTGCTGCTCCTCCTGGTGACGGCCTGCGGCAGCCGGCTCCCGGAGAGCGACTTCGAGCGCCGGGACGGCACCACGGCACCGGCGAGCGCCGAGCCGTTGCGCGTAGGCATCATCACCAGCGTCACCAGCCCGGTCGGCGGTGCCGCGTTCACCGGGCCGCGCGACGGGGCGGAAGCCTACTTCGCCGCGCTCAACGCGCGCGGCGGCATCGACGGCCGCCGCGTCGAAGTGCGGGAGTGCGACGACGGGGGCAGCGGCGTCGGCAACAACGAGTGCGTGCGGCAACTCGTGGAGGAGGACGACGTGGTGGCGCTCGTCGCCACCACCGCCCTCGACTACGCGGGCGCCTCCCGTGTCGCACACGCGCGCGTGCCCGACATCGGCGGCCAGCCCATCGGCCCGGCCTACGACACGTACCCGTACCTGTACAGCGTCTACGGCAGCCTCGCGCCCCGCGACGGCACGACCGGCTGGGACGGGACGCAGTACGGCGGCACCGAGGTCTACCGCTACTTCAAGCGTGAGCACGGCGCCCGTACCGCCGCCGTGGTCTCGTACAACCAGTCCGCGTCGGCCGCGTACGCGCGTCTGGTCGTGCAGGGGCTGAAGGCCGAGGGGTACGAGGTGGTCACCGAGCAGGTCGACTTCGCGCTGCCCAACTTCCGCGCGGCCGCCGCCGACATCAGGGAACAGGGCGCAGACCTGGTCTTCGACGCCATCGACAGCCACGGCAACGCCCGGCTCTGCGAGGCGATGGACGAGGCGGGCGTCGAACTCACCGCCAAGGTCACCAACGTGCAGAACTGGACCTCCACGGTCGCCGAGGACTACAAGGACGCCCCGCGCTGCCGCAACGCCCTGTGGGCCACCGGCTCCAGCCGCAACCACGCGGACGAGGGCGACGAGGCCGTACGGGAGTTCCGGGACGCGACGAAGAATCTGAAGACGCACTCCCAGTGGCAGTTGGAGGGCTGGGCGGCAGCGATGTGGTTCACGGACGCGGCGCGCTCGTGCGCGGGGGGCCGGGAAGGCGTCACGCGCGCGTGTGTCGACCGGTTCATGAACCGAGCCGAGTTCTACAGCGCCGACGGACTGCTCGTGCCCGTCCGCTTCGAACGGCTCACCGAGCCCCCGAGCACGCGCCGGACGTGTGTGTCCGTGGCCCGCTGGCAGGACGCGAAGGGGTGGGTGAGCCAGGGGGACATGAACGACACCTGTTTCGACGTTCCACAACTTCCTTACCAGCCCTGATGCGATTCGGAGCCGACAAGTTCCCTCATCCCGCTATCGATCGGGCAACCGTTCCAAAACAAGTTGATGATGCTGTCCAACCATTCCCAGGGATGCCGGGTCTAACGGTGTGGCGGTGGACCAGCACCGCCATTGACGGATGACCGGCGAAATCAACGGATGACCAGGGAAATCAGGGGGCTCGGGGGACGCATGCACATTTCTTTCCTCATACACAACGCGTACGGCATCGGGGGAACGATCCGGACGACGTACAACCTCGCAAACACCCTGGCCGAACAGCACGACGTGGAGATCGTCTCCGTCTTCCGCCACCGGGACGAGCCGGTCTTCGACGTCGACCCGAGGGTCCGGCTGCGGGGCCTCGTCGACATCCGGGAGGGCGGCGCCGACAAGGGCCACGCCGACCTGGAGCGCTCCGCCAGGGTGTTCCCGCGCGCCGAGGGCCGCTACGCCCAGTACAGCGCCATGACCGACCGGCGCATCGCCGAACACCTCTCCTCGGTCGACGCCGACGTCCTGGTCGGCACCCGCCCCGGGCTGAACGTGCACATGGCCCGGCAGACCCGCCGCGGCCCGGTCCGCGTCGGCCAGGAGCACCTCACGCTCGACAGCCACTCCTCGGCTCTGCGCGCCACCCTGCGCGGGGTCTACCCGAGGCTCGACGCGCTCACCACGACCACCGAGGCCGACGCGCGCGCGTACGGCTCGAAGATGCGGCTGCCCGGCGTCCGCGTGCAGGCCGTGCCCAACCCGGTGCCCGCGCCGGGCATCGACCCGGCCGACGGCTCCGGCAAGTGGGTCGTCGCAGCCGGGCGACTCGCGCCCGTGAAGCGCTACGACCTGCTCATCAAGGCCTTCGACAAGGTGCGGGAGGAGCGGCCCGACTGGCGCCTGCGGATCTACGGCGGCGGTAAGCAGAAGGAGAAACTCCGCACCCTCGTCGACAAGTTGGGCCTCTACAACCACGTGTATCTGATGGGCCCCGCCAATCCCATCGAACCCGAGTGGGCCAAGGGCTCCATCGCGGCCGTCACCTCCAGCCTGGAGTCGTTCGGCATGACGATCGTCGAGGCCATGCGCTGCGGACTGCCGGTGGTCTCCACCAACTGCCCGCACGGCCCCGGCGAGATCATCGACGACGGCGTCGACGGCCGCCTGGTCAAGGTCGGCAACGTCGACGCCATCGCCGACGGTCTGCTGGAACTCATCAACGACGACGGCAAGCGGCAGCAGATGGCGCACGCCGCTCTCCAGGACTCCGAGCGCTTCGACCCGTCCCGCATCGCCGAGCGCTACGAGACGCTCTTCGGCGACCTCGCCGCCCGTGGCGGCGGCTCGTCGGTGGGCCGGATGCGCGGCTCCCTGCATCGCACCCGCGGCGCTCTGCTCGGCCGCGCGTACGCCGTTCGGGATGCCGGTCGTTCCGCCATCAAGAAGGGGCGCACCGCATGATGACGCTGGCACCGCAGCAGCCCACGCACCGCGACGACCAGGAGGACAGGGTCACGCCCCCGCGCACCGACTGCGTTGCCGACTTCGCCGGCGGCCTGACCTTCGACATCGACGACCGAGGCGTGTCCGACCCCGCCCACCTGGTCCTCTTCCTCCGCGACAGCGACCGGAAGGTGCGCCTGCCGCTCACCCCGGCCGGCAACGGCCGCCTGAGGGCCGCGCTGCCCGGCAGCGCGGACGTCCCCGAGGGCCGCTGGGACGCCTACCTCCAGATCGCCGACGGCGAGCCGTGCCGACTGTCTCCCGGCCTCAACGACCTGCGCTCCCTCGTCGACCGCGCTCCGGCCGCCACCGCCGACCGGGTCGCCGTCCGCATCCCGTACGGCACCAAGCACGGCAACCTCACCATCCGCAGTTGGGAGCGCTCCCCCCATGCCGAGGCGGGCGAACTCCACATCGGTGACGCGGCGCTGGAGGTGACCGTCCGGGCGTACGGCGCCGAACCCACGCCCGAGGCGTACGCCGAGTTCACCGACCGGCAGGAGTCCGCGCCCGCCGTACGGGCCGGCCTCACCCCGGACGGCCGGGGCGGCCTCCGTTTCACCGTGGCCTACGGCGAGCTGCGGCCCGGCACCTGGGATGTGTGGCTGCGCCCCCAGGGGGAGTCCGGCCCGCGGGTGCGCGTCGCGCGGCTTCTCGACGACATCGTCGAGAAGACCCCGGTCTTCGTCTATCCCAGGAAGCGTGTCGAGACCGAGCACGGCCCGGTGGAGGCCGAGCCGTCCTACACGGCCGACAACGACCTCTCCGTCACGGTCGTCGCCGTGAGCTGACTGAACGAGCTGAGCTGAGCAGAGCCGAGCGGGCTTCGGCGGTCGAGGACACTCCCTGTCCTCGACCGCTGACAGACTCGCCCCATGTTGGAGACATCGGCACGGCTGCTACGACTGCTCTCGCTCCTGCAGGCCCACCGGGAATGGTCCGGCTCGGACCTGGCCGACCGGCTCGGCGTCACCGCGCGCACGGTCCGCCGCGACGTGGACCGGCTGCGCGAGCTGGGCTACCCCGTCAACGCCAGCCCCGGCACGGGCGGCGGCTACCAGCTCGGCGCCGGGGCCGAACTTCCGCCGTTGCTCCTCGACGACGAGGAGGCGGTCGCGGTGGCCGTCGGGCTGCGCTCGGCCGCCGGGCAGGGCATCGACGGCATCGGCGAGTCCTCCGTACGCGCACTCGCCAAGCTCGAACAGGTGCTGCCGAGCCGGCTGCGCCGCCGGGTGGGGGCCCTGAACGCCTTCACCGTGCCGCTGCTGCGCGGGCCGCAGCTCTCCGCGATCGACCCGACGGTCCTCACCGAACTCGCGAACGCCTGCCGGGACGCCGAGCGGCTGCGCTTCGAGTACCGCGACCACGCCGGCGCCGCCACCCGCCGCACGGTCGAGCCGCACCGCCTGGTGTGCACCGAACGCCGCTGGTACCTGGTCGCCTGGGACGTCGACCGCGCCGACTGGCGCACCTTCCGCGTGGACCGGGTCACGCCCAGGCCGCCGCACGGCCCGCGCTTCACCCCTCGCGAGCCACCGGCCGATGACCTCGCCGCGTACGTGTCCAAAGGCGTCTCCACGCGCGTGTACGCCTCGCACGCCGTCGTACGGCTGCTGGTGCCCCTCCACGAGGCCGCCGAGCGGATCTCGCCCTCGGCGGGCACCCTGGAGGCCTACGACGAGCACAGCTGTCTGCTGCGCACCGGGGCGCCGAACCTCGACGTGATGGCCATTCACGTGATGATGACCGGCGTCGAGTTCGAGGTCGTCGAACCGGAGGAGCTGACCGGGGCGATCAGGACTCTCCGGGACCGGCTGTCGGCCGCTCTTGACCGAAGCGGGGATGCGGCGTCCCCTCCTGGCCCTTCCGGGTCTGGGGCGGCGTGATCGCCGCGAACCTCGGATGGTGCAGGTCGAACGCCGGTGCCTCGGAGCGGACGCGGGGCAGCGTCACGAAGTTGTGGCGCGGTGGCGGACACGAGGTCGCCCACTCCAGCGACCGGCCGTAGCCCCATGGGTCGTCGACGTCGACCTGCACGCCGTACCGGGAGGTCTTCCAGACGTTGTAGAGGAACGGCAGCGTGGACAGGCCCAGCAGGAACGAGCCGATCGTCGAGACCGTGTTGAGGGCCGTGAAGCCGTCGGCTGCCAGATAGTCCGCGTACCGCCGGGGCATGCCCTCGGCGCCCAGCCAGTGCTGTACCAGGAACGTGGTGTGGAAGCCGACGAAGAGCGTCCAGAACTGGATCTTGCCGAGCCGCTCGTCGAGCATCTTGCCGGTGAACTTCGGCCACCAGAAGTAGAACCCCGCGAAGGTCGCGAAGACGACCGTGCCGAAGACGACGTAGTGGAAGTGCGCGACCACGAAGTACGAGTCCGTGACGTGGAAGTCCATCGGCGGCGAGGCCAGGATCACCCCCGTCAGACCGCCGAACAGGAACGACACCAGGAAGCCGGTGGCCCACAGCATCGGTGTCTCGAACGACAGCGAGCCCTTCAGCATCGTCCCCGTCCAGTTGAAGAACTTCACCCCCGTCGGCACGGCGATCAGGAAGCTCATGAACGAGAAGAACGGCAGCAGCACCGCGCCCGTGGCGAACATGTGGTGCGCCCACACCACCACCGACAGCCCGGTGATCGCCATCGTCGCCCCGACCAGCGTCAGATAGCCGAAGATCGGCTTGCGGCTGAAGACCGGGATGATCTCCGAGATGATCCCGAAGAACGGCAGCGCGATGATGTAGACCTCGGGGTGCCCGAAGAACCAGAACAGGTGCTGCCACAGCAGCGCGCCGCCGTTGGCCGCGTCGAACACCTGCGAGCCGAACCGCCGGTCCGCCTCCAGGACCAGGAGCGCCGCGGCGAGCACCGGGAACGCCATCAGGATCAGGATCGACGTGAACAGCGTGTTCCAGGTGAAGATCGGCAACCGGAACATCGTCATGCCGGGGGCGCGCATCCCGATGATCGTGGTCAGGAAGTTCACCGCGCCGAGGATGGTCCCGAAGCCGGCCAGCGCGAGCCCCATGATCCACATGTCGGCCCCGATCCCCGGTGACCGTTCCAGACCGTTCAGCGGCGCGTAGGCGAACCATCCGAAGGCGGCGGGCCCCGACGGCACCAGCAGCGAGCCCAGCACGATCAGCCCGCCGAACAGGAACAGCCAGTACGACAGCATGTTCAGCCGGGGGAAGGCGACGTCGGGCGCGCCGATCTGCAGCGGCATGATCTCGTTGGCGAACCCGGCGAAGGTCGGAGTCGCGAAGAGCAGCAGCATGATGGTGCCGTGCAGGGTGAAGAGCTGGTTGAACTGCTCGTTGTCCACGATCTGTGTGCCCGGCCGGGCCAGTTCGGCACGCATCACCAGCGCCATCAGACCGGCCGCCAGGAAGAACAGGAACGACGTGACCAGGTAGAGGTGGCCGATCTTCTTGTGGTCCGTCGTGGTCAGCCAGTCGACCACCAGCCGCCCCGGCGCCCTCGCCCGTACGGGTCGTGCCGGCGCCTGTACGGTCTCGGTCCCCATCGCTCGCCCCTTCGCTGCCGCGTCCTGGGCCCGTGCCGCACGCCATGATGCTCGCGCCCCGGTCGCTCCGACAGGGGACGTACGGGGGAAGTGTGCGGGAACCGTGTATTTCCCATGAGGTGGGGGCTTCCTGGAGCCGTCCGGGAATCAGTGGGAAAAGGCTGGACATGCACCGGACACACACGGCCCCGGACATACTTTCCGACGGGCTATTCGTGATGGTGCCGAAGTGGCCGGGAATTACGTTCGGCAGCACGCGGAAGGCGTAAGGAACCGCTCGTACGTGTGACTGAGTTGGGCCGAAACGCGTGTCGTGGTTCTGTGACAGAAGCGTGACTGCGGGAGGACAGCGGGGCCTCGGCCGCCTACCGTGGCGGTCATGGCACCCATTCCCACCCCCTCCGAAGAGCCCCGGGACGACCCCGACGCCTACGTCGGACTGGAGGCGCCGAACGCCGAGCGCCGAGCCGTGGAACGCGGCTGGTCCACCGTCCGGAAGCTGTCACCTGGCGCGATCGTCACCATGGAGTACCGCTTCGGCCGGCTGAACCTCGAGGTCGAGGACGGCCGGGTGAGGCGCGCCTGGAAGGGCTGAGACCGAGCGTCGTCAGATCGCCGTCAGATCAAGGACGGGGGAAGGCCCGGCTCGCGGAGAGCCGGGCCTTCACCGTGCGGGGCATGGGCTGTGCGTACCGGCCCCGCTGTCTCGTGTCAGCCGCCCGCGACCGGTCGGGCCGAGGTCGCGTTGTGGGCGACCCGGTCCGCGTGAGGCGGTCGGCGGGGGCCGGTCGGGGTGACCGGGGCCCGCTCCGACCTGGTCGGATGAGGCCCGGGGGACAGGTGCAGCGGCACGATCGGGGCGTGGGCGGCACGGGCCGCGATGCCGGTCTCCCGGACGGCCGCGGGCTCATGGCCGGGCTGGCGCAGCGGGGCCGTGCCCACCGCCGTGGGTACGGGCGCCGGCAGTGGCGCCGCACGACGGTCGCGCAGGGTGTCCCGCAGCGAGAAGAGCCAGGCCTCGGCGCGGGCGATCAGCGGCTCGAACCAGGGCAGCGCAAGCATGATCAGCAGACCGGCGGCCCAGCCCAGCAGGACGTCGCTCAACCAGTGCGTACCGAGGTAGACCGTGGTGAGGCCGACGCCGAGCGAGATCACGGCGGACAGCGCGGACAGCCAGCGTCTGGCCCTCGGCGTCGACGCCAGATAGGCCAGGATGCCCCAGGTCACCACGGCGTTGGCGGTGTGTCCCGAAGGAAATATGTCGCCGCCCAGCCACATCTCGTTGGAGCCGACCTCGGTGGCGTAGTGCGGGCCGAGCCGGCCCATGCCGATCTTGGCGGCGCCGACCGTGATGTTCAGCAGCAGCAGCGAGACGCCGAGGGCGAGCATCGGGCGCAGGGTGTGCTGTCTCCAGGAGCGCCAGCCCAGCCAGGCGGCGACCATCACGGCGGTGGGTCCGCGCTGGCCCAGGACGACGTAGTAGTCCAGGAAGGCGTGGATCTGCTGCCACTGCTGGTACGGCCGGAAGAACATGATCTGCCAGTCGAGCCGGACCAGCCACGAGGTGATCACGATGGCCCACACGATGGCCACGTAGAAGGCCAGGGTGGAGGCGAGGAGCACCACCCGGTGCCGGGTCATCACCGGCACATCGATGTGGGCCGGTCGTTCCGGCTCACGGTCCAGCCTGGAGAAGACCCGGTCCAGACGGGTCGGCTTTAGTTCGGTACGCACTCAATCGACGTTACAGCGAGTGAGCTCCGACGCGGCGTGAATCACCGGCTTTGTGATGACGCCGTGATGTGGGATGGCTCTCATATTGATGCTTATTTCTGCTGAATGACGAATCGTTGCGCCACTCGGCCTTCAATTCCATGGCTTAATACTGGGCATCCGTTTTGCGACCCTTTTGAATTCGTTCACCGAATGCTTACATGGAATTACCCGCCCGCTCGCTGTCCGCCGCGGGCCGGGTCAGGGCGGACCGGAGCCATTCAGCCAGAACGCTCCGTAGATCGCCGACGCCACCCCGACAGCGCCGACGATCGTCGCTGAGCCGGGTGTACGCGCTCCGGCGAGAGTCCGGGCGAGGGGCAGCAGCAGCGGGAAGGCGGGCATCAGCAGCCGGGGCTTCGAGCCGAAGTAGCTCGACGCGCACAGCGCCAGCGCGGTGACGACCCCCGCGTAGACCAGCAACGGCAGCGGCTGCCCCTGCCGTACGCACACCGTGTACAGCCAGATGATCAACGCCACTCCGATGATCAGTCCGACACCCGCCAGGGCCGACGGGAACGACGTGAACTTGTCGGCGACGAAGCGCGCGAAGGCGAGGCCGCCGTCGAAGCCGTTGCGCCACCCCGCCTGGACGTCGAGATAACCGAGCGGGCCCCGGGCCGTGCGGTGACCGACCCACAGGACGTAACCGGCGGCACCCAGGGGCGCGAGGAGCATCCCCAGGGCGCGCGGCCAGAGAGAAGCGCTGTTCAACGCCTCCACACTCCGGTTCCGTACGAACGGGGGAGCGGGCTCGTGTCGCCGTTCCCGCAGGTACGACGCGATCGCCGCCGCCCAGACCGCCGCGACCACGGCGAGCCCCACCGGGCGGGTCAGCCCGGCCAGGGCGGCCAGGGCGCCCGCCGTCACCCAGCGGCCGGTCAGGACGGCGTACAGCGACCAGGCGGCCAACGCGGTGAACAGTGACTCCGTGTACGCCATCGACTGCACGATCCCGACCGGCAGCACCGCCCACAACAGCACCGCGCAGACCCCGACCCGTCCGCCGTACAGATGGTCGGTGACCGCGAAGATCCCCCAGGCCGCGGCGAGCGAGGCGAGCGTGCCGACGACGAGGCCGGCGTGGGCGTACGACAGCGGGGTCACCGCCGACACCGCCCGTTCCAGCCAGGGGAGCAGTGGGAAGAAGGCCAGGTTCGAGTGGACGTCGCCGTTCGGCAGGCGCACCTCGTAGCCGTAACCGAGTTCGGCGACGCGGGTGTACCAGAGCGAGTCCCAGCGCGCCGACAGCAGTGTCAGGGCGCTCTTGTCGCGCGCCGCGCTCCACAGGGCGAGGGCGACGAGGCCCAGGGCGCGCACGGCGGCGTACCCGAGGAGTGCGGGGGCGGCCCGCCTCAGCAGGGGCGGCGCCGGGCGCGTAGCAGGATCGGTCACGCGCTCGATTATCGGCGGAGCCAGGAACCGGCCGGGACGCGGTCACGTGGTGGTCCGTGATGGACGGTGACGGTCGAACCACGGACGGGTGACGAAGGAGTCATGGAGGACCGGTGGACGGCCCGGGGCGTGATGTGTGCCACACGTCACATGAGGGTTCCATGAGACGCCCGCCACTCTCCACCGGCCGGGACTCGCGTACGCTGTCGGCTCGCTCGCCTTTCGTTGCGCGGGCCCGGGACGCCGCTCCTCCCGGGCCGTGGCCGCCGGGGAGTCCCCACCCCGTTGGTACCGCCGAACGCGAGAGCATCTGGGAGGTACGTACATGTCCGGGACGCCCACGGCCGCTGTGCGACGCCGCCGGGAGGCCGGGGCCGGTGCCAACCGCTGGGTCGTCCTCGTCGTCCTCTGCGTCAGCCTGCTGCTCGTCGCCGTCGACGCCACCGTGCTGCACGTGGCGGTCCCCGCCGTCACCGAGGACATCAAGCCGAGCGCCATGGAGCTGCTCTGGATCGTCGACGTCTACCCGCTGGTCTGCGCCTCGCTGCTGATCCTCTTCGGCACGCTCGGCGACCGGGTCGGCCGCAGACGGATCCTCCTCTTCGGATACGGCCTCTTCGGCGTCGCGTCCGGCCTCGCGGCCTGCGCCGACAACCCACAGGTCCTGGTCGCGGCCCGCGCCCTGCTCGGCGTCGGCGGCGCGATGATCATGCCCGCGACGCTGTCGATCCTGCGCCAGGTCTTCCCCGACCGGCGCGAGCGGGCGCTCGCCATCGGCATCTGGAGCGCGGTCGCCGCG is from Streptomyces sp. NBC_01314 and encodes:
- a CDS encoding ABC transporter substrate-binding protein, which produces MSPHALAAGLLLLLVTACGSRLPESDFERRDGTTAPASAEPLRVGIITSVTSPVGGAAFTGPRDGAEAYFAALNARGGIDGRRVEVRECDDGGSGVGNNECVRQLVEEDDVVALVATTALDYAGASRVAHARVPDIGGQPIGPAYDTYPYLYSVYGSLAPRDGTTGWDGTQYGGTEVYRYFKREHGARTAAVVSYNQSASAAYARLVVQGLKAEGYEVVTEQVDFALPNFRAAAADIREQGADLVFDAIDSHGNARLCEAMDEAGVELTAKVTNVQNWTSTVAEDYKDAPRCRNALWATGSSRNHADEGDEAVREFRDATKNLKTHSQWQLEGWAAAMWFTDAARSCAGGREGVTRACVDRFMNRAEFYSADGLLVPVRFERLTEPPSTRRTCVSVARWQDAKGWVSQGDMNDTCFDVPQLPYQP
- a CDS encoding glycosyltransferase family 4 protein, with the protein product MHISFLIHNAYGIGGTIRTTYNLANTLAEQHDVEIVSVFRHRDEPVFDVDPRVRLRGLVDIREGGADKGHADLERSARVFPRAEGRYAQYSAMTDRRIAEHLSSVDADVLVGTRPGLNVHMARQTRRGPVRVGQEHLTLDSHSSALRATLRGVYPRLDALTTTTEADARAYGSKMRLPGVRVQAVPNPVPAPGIDPADGSGKWVVAAGRLAPVKRYDLLIKAFDKVREERPDWRLRIYGGGKQKEKLRTLVDKLGLYNHVYLMGPANPIEPEWAKGSIAAVTSSLESFGMTIVEAMRCGLPVVSTNCPHGPGEIIDDGVDGRLVKVGNVDAIADGLLELINDDGKRQQMAHAALQDSERFDPSRIAERYETLFGDLAARGGGSSVGRMRGSLHRTRGALLGRAYAVRDAGRSAIKKGRTA
- a CDS encoding helix-turn-helix transcriptional regulator, with translation MLETSARLLRLLSLLQAHREWSGSDLADRLGVTARTVRRDVDRLRELGYPVNASPGTGGGYQLGAGAELPPLLLDDEEAVAVAVGLRSAAGQGIDGIGESSVRALAKLEQVLPSRLRRRVGALNAFTVPLLRGPQLSAIDPTVLTELANACRDAERLRFEYRDHAGAATRRTVEPHRLVCTERRWYLVAWDVDRADWRTFRVDRVTPRPPHGPRFTPREPPADDLAAYVSKGVSTRVYASHAVVRLLVPLHEAAERISPSAGTLEAYDEHSCLLRTGAPNLDVMAIHVMMTGVEFEVVEPEELTGAIRTLRDRLSAALDRSGDAASPPGPSGSGAA
- the ctaD gene encoding cytochrome c oxidase subunit I encodes the protein MGTETVQAPARPVRARAPGRLVVDWLTTTDHKKIGHLYLVTSFLFFLAAGLMALVMRAELARPGTQIVDNEQFNQLFTLHGTIMLLLFATPTFAGFANEIMPLQIGAPDVAFPRLNMLSYWLFLFGGLIVLGSLLVPSGPAAFGWFAYAPLNGLERSPGIGADMWIMGLALAGFGTILGAVNFLTTIIGMRAPGMTMFRLPIFTWNTLFTSILILMAFPVLAAALLVLEADRRFGSQVFDAANGGALLWQHLFWFFGHPEVYIIALPFFGIISEIIPVFSRKPIFGYLTLVGATMAITGLSVVVWAHHMFATGAVLLPFFSFMSFLIAVPTGVKFFNWTGTMLKGSLSFETPMLWATGFLVSFLFGGLTGVILASPPMDFHVTDSYFVVAHFHYVVFGTVVFATFAGFYFWWPKFTGKMLDERLGKIQFWTLFVGFHTTFLVQHWLGAEGMPRRYADYLAADGFTALNTVSTIGSFLLGLSTLPFLYNVWKTSRYGVQVDVDDPWGYGRSLEWATSCPPPRHNFVTLPRVRSEAPAFDLHHPRFAAITPPQTRKGQEGTPHPRFGQERPTAGPGES
- a CDS encoding I78 family peptidase inhibitor — protein: MAPIPTPSEEPRDDPDAYVGLEAPNAERRAVERGWSTVRKLSPGAIVTMEYRFGRLNLEVEDGRVRRAWKG
- a CDS encoding phosphatase PAP2 family protein; the encoded protein is MRTELKPTRLDRVFSRLDREPERPAHIDVPVMTRHRVVLLASTLAFYVAIVWAIVITSWLVRLDWQIMFFRPYQQWQQIHAFLDYYVVLGQRGPTAVMVAAWLGWRSWRQHTLRPMLALGVSLLLLNITVGAAKIGMGRLGPHYATEVGSNEMWLGGDIFPSGHTANAVVTWGILAYLASTPRARRWLSALSAVISLGVGLTTVYLGTHWLSDVLLGWAAGLLIMLALPWFEPLIARAEAWLFSLRDTLRDRRAAPLPAPVPTAVGTAPLRQPGHEPAAVRETGIAARAAHAPIVPLHLSPGPHPTRSERAPVTPTGPRRPPHADRVAHNATSARPVAGG
- a CDS encoding glycosyltransferase family 39 protein, translated to MTDPATRPAPPLLRRAAPALLGYAAVRALGLVALALWSAARDKSALTLLSARWDSLWYTRVAELGYGYEVRLPNGDVHSNLAFFPLLPWLERAVSAVTPLSYAHAGLVVGTLASLAAAWGIFAVTDHLYGGRVGVCAVLLWAVLPVGIVQSMAYTESLFTALAAWSLYAVLTGRWVTAGALAALAGLTRPVGLAVVAAVWAAAIASYLRERRHEPAPPFVRNRSVEALNSASLWPRALGMLLAPLGAAGYVLWVGHRTARGPLGYLDVQAGWRNGFDGGLAFARFVADKFTSFPSALAGVGLIIGVALIIWLYTVCVRQGQPLPLLVYAGVVTALALCASSYFGSKPRLLMPAFPLLLPLARTLAGARTPGSATIVGAVGVASAIYGAFWLNGSGPP